One genomic region from Candidatus Nitrospira nitrificans encodes:
- a CDS encoding LuxR C-terminal-related transcriptional regulator, translated as MARSKSTTALPLHRVGHRSRPSLHITPRQREILRLVALGHTNREIGAALDISVRTVEVHRFNLMRRLNVRNVAQLLRQALQQNLLPRNFGTK; from the coding sequence ATGGCCAGAAGCAAAAGCACCACCGCACTCCCGCTCCATCGGGTAGGACATCGTTCCAGGCCTTCTCTGCACATAACGCCCCGCCAACGCGAGATCCTTCGATTGGTCGCGCTAGGCCATACCAATCGTGAGATCGGCGCGGCCCTGGACATCAGCGTCCGGACGGTCGAAGTCCATCGTTTCAACTTGATGCGCCGGCTCAATGTCCGGAACGTCGCCCAGCTCCTGCGTCAAGCCCTGCAACAAAACCTGCTGCCTCGCAACTTCGGCACAAAATAG
- a CDS encoding FtsX-like permease family protein, whose protein sequence is MPVFVRALLLLLASHVRQWPVRTLLTIVGVALGVSASVAVRTANIDVLRSFEEAVLTVAGPTTLEVSGGETGLNEQVIIQVRTIAGVTSASPVILQTAVRLRGEQVDQAVQVVGLDLLAEFNTRGFRMSQPSTESQLMGMIEPQAVFLGSRLATEWNLSVDDQVDLLLGSRRFTCRVAGILHNEPDRPSSWGRMVVMDIAAAQITFGMVGKLDRIDIVTDERKTVEEVARDLRAVLPSYLTVERPVNRTRQVEQMVRAFRLNLTVLSWVGLLVGMFLIYNTMAFAVAQRRREIGIYRAIGMTQSRVALLFLTEAGFFGLLGGLAGSVAGVALAQELVALLSRTISDLYAPVGAGEGGLFQTGQFWSMMLEGIVIGCVMSMLGAVGPSLDASRTATVRALAPGDYEASQQLRVGTLAALGLSLLVMTGLLSLPGPISGVPVMGYAATLCLLAGLACLAPMCVTGWRRPRRYVGRAGGVGGVMRGIAVEHASRSPGRNGVTVSALMVGLAIMIGVLVMVRSFRHTVELWVTDTVLADLVVAPSLWLRGTEIGGAGRSLPPSWLSILSSTPGVAAVDSYRDVRVEVNGQRVAIVSRDLRLHAQWSRYLVRRGDSSEQLIRAADTRGLLVSEVLADRLGVEEGSTLDILTPSGPARFPIVAVFYDYSTDGGKLLMDRALYQSLWHDDLATVFPVYMSAGSSIERVRERILEQLSGAAGGGLPPLVISNTELRKEILDIFDRTFLLTYVLEAIAIVIAMLGIVNTLVTSVLERRREFATLRAIGGSPEQIRQLVLWEAAYLGAVGIALGLIGGGLLSLLLIKVINKQSFGWTIQMIVPIGALVQAVGLAAVATLVAGYFPARWAARQPVVEGLREE, encoded by the coding sequence ATGCCTGTCTTTGTAAGGGCATTACTCCTTCTTCTTGCCTCTCATGTCCGGCAATGGCCGGTACGCACACTGCTGACGATCGTCGGGGTCGCGCTCGGCGTATCGGCCTCCGTCGCCGTGCGGACTGCCAATATCGACGTGCTGCGGTCCTTTGAAGAGGCAGTCTTGACGGTGGCTGGTCCAACGACCTTGGAGGTGTCCGGAGGGGAGACCGGACTTAATGAACAAGTCATTATACAGGTCAGAACCATCGCCGGAGTGACGTCTGCATCGCCGGTGATTCTACAGACGGCCGTTCGCCTGAGGGGAGAGCAAGTCGACCAAGCGGTGCAAGTGGTGGGACTGGATCTTCTGGCCGAATTCAATACACGCGGGTTCCGCATGAGCCAGCCGTCGACAGAAAGCCAATTGATGGGCATGATCGAGCCACAGGCGGTGTTCTTGGGAAGCCGATTGGCCACGGAGTGGAATCTGTCGGTTGATGATCAGGTCGATCTTCTACTTGGGTCTAGGCGTTTTACCTGTCGGGTCGCAGGGATTCTTCACAATGAGCCGGACCGACCCTCCTCATGGGGACGCATGGTCGTGATGGATATCGCCGCCGCACAAATTACGTTCGGGATGGTCGGGAAACTGGATCGAATCGATATCGTGACCGACGAAAGAAAAACCGTCGAAGAAGTAGCACGGGACTTACGGGCTGTGTTGCCTTCCTATTTGACGGTGGAACGGCCGGTCAACAGAACTAGGCAGGTTGAGCAAATGGTGCGCGCCTTTCGCCTCAATCTGACGGTGTTGAGCTGGGTCGGCCTGTTGGTCGGAATGTTCTTGATCTATAACACGATGGCCTTTGCCGTCGCCCAGAGGAGACGGGAAATCGGAATCTATCGAGCCATCGGGATGACTCAGTCTCGGGTCGCGTTGTTGTTTTTGACGGAAGCCGGGTTCTTTGGATTGTTGGGAGGACTCGCCGGAAGCGTGGCAGGGGTGGCGCTGGCGCAAGAGCTGGTGGCTCTGCTCAGTCGAACGATTTCGGATCTCTATGCTCCGGTCGGTGCCGGGGAAGGAGGACTATTCCAGACCGGTCAATTCTGGAGCATGATGCTCGAAGGCATTGTGATCGGATGCGTCATGTCCATGCTCGGCGCCGTCGGCCCCAGCCTGGATGCCAGCCGAACCGCAACCGTGCGAGCGTTGGCTCCCGGCGACTATGAAGCAAGTCAGCAACTACGAGTGGGAACGCTCGCCGCGCTCGGGTTGAGCTTGCTCGTGATGACGGGACTCTTGAGCCTGCCGGGACCCATTAGTGGAGTTCCTGTCATGGGGTATGCGGCAACGCTTTGTCTGTTGGCCGGTCTGGCCTGTCTGGCCCCGATGTGTGTCACCGGATGGCGGCGTCCGCGACGATATGTGGGACGCGCAGGGGGAGTGGGGGGAGTCATGAGAGGGATCGCCGTCGAGCATGCATCGCGCAGTCCCGGCCGAAATGGGGTGACCGTCTCCGCTTTAATGGTGGGATTGGCGATTATGATCGGCGTGCTGGTCATGGTGCGAAGTTTTCGCCATACGGTCGAATTATGGGTTACCGATACGGTTCTTGCCGATCTGGTCGTGGCACCCTCTCTGTGGCTGCGGGGCACGGAAATCGGAGGCGCCGGCCGGAGTCTTCCGCCCTCGTGGTTGAGTATCTTATCATCGACCCCGGGTGTCGCGGCAGTCGATAGCTATCGTGATGTCCGGGTGGAGGTAAACGGTCAACGGGTGGCTATTGTCTCGCGAGATCTGCGGTTGCATGCCCAATGGAGCCGGTATCTCGTGCGCCGGGGCGATTCTTCGGAACAGCTCATACGGGCAGCCGATACCCGTGGTCTCCTCGTCTCTGAGGTGTTGGCCGATCGGCTTGGGGTGGAAGAGGGATCGACGCTTGACATTCTGACGCCGAGCGGTCCCGCGCGATTCCCGATCGTAGCCGTGTTCTATGACTATTCGACGGATGGAGGGAAGCTGCTCATGGATCGGGCGCTGTACCAGTCGCTCTGGCACGATGATTTGGCCACGGTATTCCCCGTCTACATGAGCGCTGGGTCAAGTATCGAACGCGTGAGAGAACGAATCCTCGAGCAACTGAGCGGCGCAGCCGGCGGAGGACTTCCGCCGCTTGTGATCAGTAATACTGAATTGCGGAAAGAAATTCTCGACATCTTTGATCGCACCTTTCTGTTGACCTATGTGCTGGAGGCCATCGCGATCGTGATCGCCATGCTGGGGATCGTCAATACACTGGTGACGTCCGTCCTTGAACGTCGCAGGGAATTTGCGACGCTACGGGCCATCGGCGGCAGCCCGGAGCAAATTCGACAGCTCGTGTTATGGGAGGCGGCCTATCTTGGCGCGGTGGGGATTGCGTTGGGCCTCATCGGTGGGGGACTGCTGTCGCTGTTACTTATCAAGGTCATCAATAAGCAATCGTTCGGGTGGACGATTCAGATGATTGTTCCGATCGGTGCGCTTGTTCAGGCCGTGGGGCTCGCGGCGGTTGCCACCTTGGTGGCGGGCTACTTCCCGGCCCGCTGGGCCGCGCGACAGCCGGTGGTGGAAGGGCTCCGGGAAGAATAA
- a CDS encoding DUF3703 domain-containing protein: MNMHPELRRAYETEMTKAVGQYDAGDFRLAFSHLERAHILGQSFSIEHARSHWWMLKVGWKRRDIVEITGQIPRMLGALLFSRMWVPIGNPGGARVPPFQSMPIPEDLQRLLDKYGRGSMT, translated from the coding sequence ATGAACATGCACCCCGAGCTTCGACGAGCCTATGAGACCGAGATGACGAAGGCAGTCGGCCAGTACGACGCCGGAGACTTTCGACTCGCATTTTCCCATCTTGAGCGGGCGCACATCTTAGGACAATCGTTTTCGATTGAACATGCCAGATCTCATTGGTGGATGCTGAAAGTCGGTTGGAAGCGTCGAGATATAGTGGAAATTACCGGTCAAATCCCAAGGATGTTGGGAGCGTTGCTCTTCTCACGAATGTGGGTGCCGATCGGCAATCCTGGCGGGGCTCGCGTCCCTCCGTTTCAGTCCATGCCCATTCCTGAGGACCTTCAACGGTTGCTCGACAAATACGGACGCGGCTCCATGACGTGA
- a CDS encoding SDR family oxidoreductase, whose product MSIGDSRAVVITGASTGIGAACALHLDRLGFAVFAGVRKSEDGVVLQKAGSDRLVPVELDVTDLATIQKSYAVVVEATRDRGLFGLINNAGIAVVAPLEAVPIADLRQQLEVNVVGQVAVTQAFLPLVRQARGRIVNMGSIAGLSTMPLMGPYSASKFALEAITDALRLEVQQWGIHVSIIEPGAITTPIWNKSAIEAAEREAAIETELRTLYKPVVAAVRKVVGEASKRAISPDAVARVVEDALTASTPKTRYLVGTDAKLRALMVKLLPDRISDRMLTWILKLPH is encoded by the coding sequence ATGTCGATCGGAGACAGTCGCGCGGTGGTCATCACGGGAGCTTCCACTGGAATCGGAGCGGCCTGTGCGTTGCATCTTGATCGATTGGGTTTCGCCGTGTTCGCCGGAGTACGGAAATCTGAAGACGGCGTGGTCCTTCAAAAGGCCGGTTCCGATCGGCTGGTCCCGGTGGAACTCGATGTGACCGATCTGGCAACCATTCAGAAGTCTTACGCAGTGGTTGTGGAAGCGACGAGGGATCGCGGACTCTTTGGACTCATTAACAATGCCGGGATTGCAGTCGTGGCGCCGCTTGAAGCCGTACCGATCGCCGACCTCCGTCAGCAGCTTGAGGTCAATGTCGTCGGGCAGGTGGCCGTCACCCAAGCGTTTCTTCCATTAGTCCGGCAGGCAAGGGGACGAATCGTCAATATGGGCTCTATCGCAGGACTTTCAACGATGCCGCTGATGGGTCCCTATTCGGCATCGAAGTTCGCGCTCGAAGCCATTACAGACGCCTTGCGTCTCGAAGTCCAGCAATGGGGAATCCATGTTTCGATTATCGAGCCGGGCGCGATCACGACGCCTATTTGGAACAAGTCGGCGATCGAGGCAGCTGAGCGAGAGGCGGCCATCGAGACGGAACTTCGAACTCTCTATAAGCCTGTCGTGGCTGCGGTGAGAAAGGTCGTGGGAGAAGCCTCGAAACGGGCGATTTCGCCTGACGCCGTCGCAAGAGTGGTTGAAGACGCGTTGACCGCGTCGACTCCCAAAACGCGGTATCTCGTTGGGACTGACGCCAAGCTCCGCGCGTTGATGGTCAAACTTCTTCCCGATCGGATCTCAGATCGAATGCTTACCTGGATCTTGAAGCTTCCCCACTGA
- a CDS encoding chlorite dismutase family protein, with translation MSTPETSPTPSAPRRQYVNFVFYKVDPAWRRLPEDVRTQGKQEFLRAVEEYNGQVLVVPYSTIGIRGDCDFMLWRISYDLDLFQDMTTKILASGLGQYLTTPYSYLAITKRSVYVDHHSHAGQEGKRLTVVPGKSKYIFVYPFLKTREWFLLTKAARQGMMDEHIEVGHRFPSVKLNTTYSFGLDDQEWVVAFESDKPEDFLDLVMALRETEGSRYTLRDTPIFTCIRKSLKETLDTLGG, from the coding sequence ATGTCGACCCCGGAAACATCCCCCACCCCGTCGGCCCCTCGGCGTCAGTACGTCAACTTTGTGTTCTATAAAGTCGATCCCGCTTGGCGGCGGTTGCCGGAGGATGTGCGGACGCAGGGCAAGCAGGAATTCCTCCGCGCGGTGGAGGAGTACAACGGACAAGTCCTCGTGGTTCCCTATTCGACCATTGGTATTCGCGGCGACTGCGACTTCATGCTCTGGCGTATCAGCTACGATCTGGACCTTTTCCAGGACATGACCACCAAGATCCTGGCCTCCGGCCTTGGGCAATACCTCACGACCCCCTATTCCTATCTGGCGATCACCAAACGATCCGTGTACGTCGATCATCACTCGCATGCGGGCCAGGAAGGCAAGCGGTTGACCGTGGTCCCGGGGAAAAGCAAGTACATCTTCGTGTATCCGTTTTTGAAGACACGGGAGTGGTTTTTGCTGACGAAGGCGGCGCGGCAGGGCATGATGGACGAGCATATTGAAGTGGGACATCGATTCCCCTCCGTGAAGCTGAACACGACATATTCGTTTGGGTTGGACGATCAGGAATGGGTAGTGGCCTTTGAAAGCGACAAACCTGAGGATTTTCTGGACTTGGTGATGGCGCTACGGGAGACGGAGGGCTCGCGCTATACGCTGCGAGATACCCCGATCTTCACGTGCATTCGCAAGAGCCTCAAGGAAACCCTGGACACGCTCGGCGGCTAG
- a CDS encoding competence/damage-inducible protein A — MAAASPHRYFAETIAIGSELLVGGRADSNSLFIADALAAIGIEVRFKTIVGDDPSDIAGVLATACRRAGIVIMTGGLGPTIDDCTREAVASVTGFRLARCKEAFESMRARLAQWGRTPNKGQLRQALIPSKATVVPNPVGSAPGFAITWRGTHMIALPGVPNEMKAMMEQSVVPWLAAQCDRSAQARPSPITRLIFHTWGLPESEVDAKLQGLIRKQKRTPIALGLLASPTGVLVSLTTQAHRSIKEAALQSLAEGVRTRLREWIYAEGPETLEEVVGRMLRQQQLTVAVAESCTGGLIGYRLTQVPGSSAYVDRGALCYSNQAKTDMLGVPASLIERHGAVSREAAEAMARGMRERAGVSVALSVTGIAGPGGATETKPVGLVYIGLNGGRDEVMSKECRFHGERSVIRQRAAQAALDVLRRWLIARRET, encoded by the coding sequence ATGGCAGCAGCGTCGCCGCATAGATATTTCGCGGAAACGATCGCGATCGGCTCAGAGCTTCTCGTCGGAGGCCGCGCCGACAGCAATTCGCTGTTTATCGCCGATGCCTTGGCTGCGATCGGCATCGAAGTCAGGTTCAAGACAATCGTCGGAGACGATCCGTCTGACATTGCCGGTGTCCTCGCGACCGCCTGTCGTCGTGCCGGGATTGTGATTATGACCGGAGGCTTAGGTCCTACGATCGATGACTGCACCAGGGAGGCCGTCGCGTCGGTCACCGGTTTTCGATTGGCTCGCTGCAAGGAAGCGTTCGAGAGCATGAGGGCCAGGTTGGCACAATGGGGGCGAACGCCAAACAAGGGGCAATTACGACAAGCGTTGATTCCGTCCAAGGCGACAGTGGTGCCGAATCCAGTTGGGTCGGCACCGGGGTTTGCGATCACCTGGCGGGGGACTCACATGATCGCATTGCCTGGTGTTCCCAACGAAATGAAAGCCATGATGGAGCAATCGGTTGTTCCCTGGTTGGCCGCGCAATGTGATCGATCGGCGCAGGCGCGTCCCTCTCCCATCACACGGTTGATCTTTCATACCTGGGGATTGCCGGAGTCTGAAGTGGATGCAAAGCTACAGGGACTCATACGGAAACAGAAGCGGACGCCGATTGCCCTGGGGCTCCTGGCCTCCCCGACCGGAGTGCTGGTGTCGCTGACGACTCAGGCCCATCGATCGATCAAGGAAGCCGCGCTTCAGTCATTGGCGGAAGGGGTTCGTACGAGATTGCGCGAGTGGATCTATGCCGAAGGACCGGAGACGTTGGAAGAAGTCGTCGGTCGTATGCTTCGGCAACAGCAACTCACCGTGGCAGTAGCTGAATCGTGCACGGGAGGTCTTATCGGCTACCGGCTCACACAGGTGCCGGGGTCCTCGGCCTACGTCGATCGCGGGGCGCTGTGTTACAGCAATCAAGCCAAAACAGACATGCTCGGCGTGCCGGCGAGCCTGATCGAGCGACATGGAGCGGTCAGTCGAGAAGCGGCCGAAGCCATGGCCAGGGGGATGCGCGAACGCGCTGGCGTGTCGGTGGCCTTGAGTGTCACGGGCATCGCCGGGCCGGGCGGCGCGACTGAGACCAAACCCGTCGGGCTGGTCTACATCGGGCTCAATGGTGGGAGGGATGAGGTCATGTCAAAGGAGTGTCGGTTTCACGGCGAGCGGTCCGTTATTCGGCAGCGCGCCGCGCAGGCGGCCCTGGATGTCCTGCGTCGCTGGCTCATCGCCAGGAGAGAAACATGA
- the thpR gene encoding RNA 2',3'-cyclic phosphodiesterase produces MIRTFLAVELGDDLRSRISLAQQDVRQRLDCESSKDIRIAWVQPSSIHLTLRFLGDTDEQLVGRMREAMTTVRRSHPAVQIPIDRLQAFPNLRQPRVLWVGPSEQWFKSDAADRLAALHREIESCCRSLGLSTDDKPFTPHLTLARIKAGDRQAGPLLAQSGVCERPLSLGAITVGALVLMKSKLRPTGPVYTKLWEVG; encoded by the coding sequence ATGATACGCACGTTTCTTGCCGTGGAACTCGGAGACGATCTCCGCAGCCGGATCTCGCTGGCTCAACAAGATGTGCGACAACGGCTCGACTGCGAGTCTTCAAAAGATATCCGGATCGCGTGGGTGCAGCCGTCGTCCATTCATCTTACCCTCAGATTTCTCGGCGACACCGACGAACAACTCGTTGGTCGGATGCGCGAAGCCATGACCACCGTCAGGCGATCCCATCCGGCCGTTCAGATTCCCATCGATCGGCTCCAGGCGTTCCCAAACCTTCGGCAACCGCGCGTGCTGTGGGTCGGCCCATCGGAACAGTGGTTCAAAAGTGACGCCGCCGACCGGTTGGCGGCGTTGCATCGGGAGATAGAATCCTGTTGCCGGTCACTCGGTTTGTCGACGGATGACAAACCCTTTACACCGCATCTGACGCTGGCACGAATCAAGGCCGGCGATCGACAAGCCGGGCCGCTATTGGCCCAGAGCGGCGTCTGTGAACGGCCACTCTCCCTCGGCGCCATCACCGTCGGGGCGCTTGTGTTAATGAAAAGCAAATTGCGTCCGACCGGACCGGTGTATACGAAGTTATGGGAAGTCGGATGA
- a CDS encoding ankyrin repeat domain-containing protein: MKPVASRWTFALCPLLLLSGCMTAPEEKLRLAAAEGNLLRVQTFLGQGISAQVADAHGVTPLFLAAKNGHQEVVALLLERGAAMHPMRQDGVTPIFVAAQEGQREVVALLLKHGVDANVRAPIGDVTLLHVAAYRGDQELITLLLRHGAHKHARMTSGERPVGLAQAQGHTALIPLLEP; this comes from the coding sequence ATGAAGCCGGTCGCCTCGCGCTGGACCTTTGCCCTCTGTCCGCTGCTGCTCTTGAGCGGCTGTATGACGGCGCCGGAGGAGAAGCTGCGGCTGGCCGCCGCGGAGGGCAATTTGCTCCGAGTGCAGACTTTCCTTGGACAAGGTATCAGCGCTCAGGTGGCGGATGCGCACGGCGTGACCCCGCTCTTTTTGGCGGCAAAGAACGGGCATCAAGAGGTGGTGGCGCTCCTCCTGGAACGAGGAGCAGCCATGCATCCCATGCGGCAGGACGGCGTCACGCCGATCTTCGTCGCGGCACAGGAAGGACAGCGGGAGGTGGTGGCGCTTCTTCTTAAACACGGAGTGGATGCGAATGTGCGCGCGCCGATAGGCGATGTGACGCTCTTACATGTTGCGGCCTATCGAGGCGATCAGGAACTCATCACCCTCCTGTTGCGGCATGGAGCGCATAAGCATGCCAGAATGACATCCGGAGAACGCCCGGTAGGTTTGGCCCAGGCGCAAGGCCACACGGCACTGATCCCGCTCCTCGAACCATGA
- a CDS encoding ankyrin repeat domain-containing protein has translation MISRWMRLCVLCALLPLLLAMRPVDEKLLMAARDGNLNQIKTLLDEGANVQAANEQGTTSLHAAAWNGHRDVVALLLRKAAPVNYATSDGATPLYIAAQNGHSAVAALLLNNGAAVDQATNVGVTPLFIAAQNGHREIVALLLQHKADGNHVAEDGVTPLFIAAQKGHHGVIELLLQQGAAVNPALPDGSTPLFVAAQHGHVATVSLLVNKGAAVNQAMTDGATPLLVASQNGHLAVARLLLEQGALVNQAVHNGVTPLHVAAQNGHQEIVALLLEQGAAINQKARNHATPLLLAVQNNHRDVAALLLAHRALINQPAPDGATPLHIAVAAGHRDMVALLLKKRADVNAQTADGKTPLHVGAYQGDREIVTLLLKHGGNRRAKTLSGERPIDVARQQSHRTLFSLLKP, from the coding sequence ATGATTTCACGATGGATGAGACTCTGCGTCCTCTGTGCCCTGTTGCCGCTGCTCCTGGCCATGCGCCCCGTGGATGAGAAACTTCTGATGGCCGCACGAGACGGCAATCTCAACCAAATCAAGACCCTGCTTGATGAAGGAGCGAACGTCCAAGCCGCCAATGAGCAGGGGACGACATCACTGCATGCCGCCGCCTGGAATGGGCACCGCGACGTGGTCGCGCTCTTGCTGCGCAAAGCCGCTCCGGTCAATTACGCCACCAGCGACGGAGCCACCCCGCTCTATATCGCGGCGCAGAATGGTCATTCGGCGGTTGCCGCGCTCTTGCTGAACAACGGAGCGGCGGTGGATCAGGCCACCAACGTCGGTGTGACGCCGTTGTTCATCGCCGCGCAGAACGGCCATCGAGAGATCGTGGCGCTCTTGCTCCAACACAAAGCCGACGGGAACCACGTTGCGGAAGACGGTGTCACGCCGCTGTTCATTGCCGCGCAGAAAGGCCATCACGGCGTGATCGAGTTGCTTCTTCAACAGGGGGCCGCCGTGAATCCGGCCCTGCCCGATGGTTCGACTCCGCTCTTCGTCGCAGCCCAGCATGGTCATGTCGCGACCGTGTCGCTCCTCGTGAATAAAGGCGCGGCAGTGAACCAAGCCATGACGGATGGCGCAACGCCGCTGCTGGTCGCCTCGCAGAACGGTCATCTCGCCGTCGCGAGGCTCCTCCTCGAACAGGGAGCCCTCGTGAACCAAGCCGTCCACAACGGTGTGACTCCGCTCCATGTCGCCGCGCAAAACGGCCATCAAGAAATAGTGGCGCTCCTCCTAGAGCAGGGCGCGGCGATCAATCAGAAAGCACGGAACCATGCCACGCCCCTCCTCCTCGCCGTGCAAAATAACCATCGAGACGTTGCGGCGCTGTTACTCGCCCATCGGGCGCTGATCAACCAGCCGGCGCCCGATGGCGCCACCCCGCTTCACATCGCGGTCGCGGCAGGCCATCGAGACATGGTGGCGCTCCTCTTGAAAAAACGAGCGGACGTGAACGCCCAGACGGCAGACGGCAAAACCCCGTTGCATGTGGGAGCCTATCAGGGCGATCGAGAGATCGTCACGCTGTTGCTCAAGCACGGAGGGAACAGACGCGCCAAAACACTATCCGGCGAACGTCCGATCGACGTCGCCCGCCAACAAAGCCACCGCACGCTCTTTTCTCTCCTGAAACCGTAG
- a CDS encoding alkene reductase — translation MPTLLTPLQVGALLLPNRIVMAPLTRVRAGSTHIPNDIMVEYYAQRASSGLLMTECTMVDAHACAFMGEGGIYSPAHVAGWKRVTDAVHAKGGRIFMQIWHPGRAAHSLLNDGEQPVSSSAKAIRHEMTHTPDGAKPYEVPRALRTEEIPQYVEMFRSAAQNARQAGFDGVQIHGAHGYLIDNFLRDGVNTRTDVYGGSVPNRARFLLEVTDAVIGVWGAGRVAVRISPLVPFNDMVESRPEALVTYVAQELNRRAIAFLEIRHENHALPEEQAILHIARKHFQAVLMSNGSYTRESGERTVTEGAADAIVYGRPYIANPDLVERFAKQAPLNDVNYDRLYGGGSDGYSDYPALAG, via the coding sequence ATGCCCACGTTGTTGACGCCGCTTCAAGTTGGAGCGCTTCTCTTGCCCAACCGTATCGTCATGGCTCCTCTCACCCGTGTGCGGGCCGGCTCCACCCACATCCCCAACGACATCATGGTGGAGTATTACGCTCAACGCGCTTCGAGCGGACTCCTCATGACGGAATGCACGATGGTCGATGCCCACGCCTGCGCCTTCATGGGCGAAGGCGGCATCTATAGTCCTGCGCACGTGGCCGGTTGGAAACGCGTGACGGATGCGGTACATGCCAAGGGTGGCCGTATCTTCATGCAGATCTGGCATCCTGGCAGAGCCGCGCATTCGCTATTGAACGACGGCGAGCAGCCGGTCTCCAGCAGCGCGAAGGCGATTCGCCACGAGATGACCCACACGCCGGATGGCGCCAAACCCTACGAAGTGCCTCGTGCGCTCCGCACTGAAGAAATCCCACAATATGTGGAAATGTTCAGATCTGCCGCGCAGAACGCACGGCAGGCCGGCTTTGACGGGGTGCAAATCCATGGCGCTCACGGCTATCTGATCGACAACTTTCTGCGTGACGGCGTGAATACGCGCACGGATGTCTATGGAGGCTCTGTTCCCAACCGCGCTCGATTTCTGCTGGAGGTGACGGATGCCGTCATCGGCGTCTGGGGCGCCGGACGTGTCGCCGTGCGAATATCACCGCTGGTCCCGTTCAATGACATGGTGGAGAGCCGACCGGAAGCTCTGGTGACCTATGTCGCACAGGAATTGAACCGACGCGCGATCGCGTTCCTGGAGATTCGGCATGAGAACCACGCGCTGCCCGAGGAGCAAGCCATTTTGCACATCGCGCGAAAACATTTCCAGGCGGTGCTCATGAGCAACGGCAGCTACACCCGTGAGAGCGGCGAAAGGACGGTCACGGAGGGAGCAGCTGATGCGATTGTCTACGGACGGCCGTACATCGCGAATCCGGATCTGGTCGAACGCTTCGCCAAACAAGCTCCGCTCAACGACGTCAACTATGATCGCCTATACGGAGGTGGCTCGGACGGCTACAGCGACTATCCGGCTTTGGCCGGATGA
- a CDS encoding type II toxin-antitoxin system RelE family toxin, which produces MTSFRPDIPPHVVDIIRSLHPDLKQLIKSAVRAIAANPECGEPLKRELDALRKYRVRRFRIVYGADQKKRIIRLMAVGHRRSVYEELAERIGRKTRV; this is translated from the coding sequence GTGACATCCTTCCGACCGGACATCCCTCCGCATGTGGTGGACATAATCCGTTCGCTCCATCCTGACCTCAAGCAACTGATCAAGTCAGCTGTCCGTGCCATTGCCGCCAATCCCGAATGTGGAGAGCCGCTCAAACGGGAACTCGACGCGTTGCGAAAATATCGCGTTCGCCGCTTTCGCATCGTCTATGGCGCTGATCAGAAGAAACGAATCATTCGGCTAATGGCTGTGGGTCACCGTCGATCTGTGTATGAGGAGTTGGCGGAGCGGATTGGACGAAAAACCCGAGTATAG
- a CDS encoding type II toxin-antitoxin system Phd/YefM family antitoxin — translation MVKTLSLSEVKTRLPELVAGVQEREEEVIVTKNGRPAAILMNIDEYTRLKETLDVLSDPGLMNQIAESRAFYKIKRKGLSFEDVFGEPLAPVKKRRTA, via the coding sequence ATGGTAAAAACCTTGTCGTTATCGGAAGTCAAAACCCGCCTCCCTGAACTCGTGGCGGGAGTGCAAGAGCGTGAAGAGGAAGTCATCGTCACGAAGAATGGCCGGCCGGCGGCCATTTTGATGAATATCGATGAATATACCCGTCTCAAAGAGACCTTGGACGTCCTGAGTGATCCGGGACTCATGAACCAGATTGCCGAGAGTCGGGCCTTTTACAAAATAAAGCGCAAAGGACTCTCGTTTGAGGATGTGTTCGGCGAGCCCCTCGCGCCCGTCAAGAAACGCCGTACGGCGTGA